The DNA segment ACCTGTGATGCACCATCCGTTTGGGCAATTCGTTGACCAAGAGGGCCCAAATCGTGTGCTTTTCGAAGGTTTTTTTTTCTAAAGTCAATTGGATCCATCCCCAGCTTTTTTGCTAATCGATCCATTTGACCTTCTAGGGCAAACGTCACCTGATTTCCACCGAAGCCTCTAAATTCTCCCGCCACACCATTATTCGTAAAAATGGAATAGCCTTTTGTTTTCACAGCTGGAATCACATAAGGACCTGTTGCGTGCTCCACTGAGAAATCAAGAACGGCTGGACCAAGCGTTGAGTAAGCGCCTGTGTCTGCTTTTATCAACGTTTCATGAGTGAGGAGATACCCATCTTTATCTACACTGGTTTTCATTGTAATAGTCATCGGGTGACGTTTGATGCTACTGCGAATCGACTCCTGTCTTGTTTGATGAAGATGAATAGGTCGCTTTGTTGCCAATGCAAGTAACGCGCCGTATGGTTGGATGTTCAACTCATCTTTGCCTCCAAAGGATCCACCCATGGGTGATGAGACAATTCGAATGGCTGATTGGGGCATGTTTAAGATACGCGATAGTTGAAACTGATCTTTGAAGCCATGCTGGGTTCCTACATACACTGTGAGCTCACCATTTTCTTCTGGAACAATCACACCTCCTTCTGTCTCCATATATCCATGCAGCTGTCTAGGAAGCTCATAGGTTTGTTCAACAGTATGAGCTACATGTGTAAACGCTTTGTCGAGATCCCCCCTAACGTGACCAGCTTCATGCAGGATATTTCCATTTGGGTGAAGCGCTGGATACGCTGGATCAAGAGCCTTCTCTAGCGTATCGATTACCGGAAGTGGTTCGTAATCCACCTCAATACATGTACATGCGTAGGCTGCAATTTCCTTTGTTTCAGCCGCGACACATGCGATTGCATCGCCCACATATCGCACCCTATCCCAGCAGAGAACTGGCTGATCTGGCAGAATAATTCCGAAGCCGTTTGTACCTGGCACATCTTTATACGTCAGAACGGCATGCACACCTGGGATTTGCTCTGCCTTTTTGGTATTAATGCTGAGAATGTTTGCATGTGCGTGAGCACTACGAAGTATCTTGCCATACAACATTCCTGGCATATCCAGATCAGTCAGGTAAGATAAGCGACCCGTTACCTTTGCCTTCCCATCCGGACGAATTCGATTTCTCCCATCTATCTGTTCCATCTTCATATCCCCCCTCTCGTTACGATGACTGAATAAGCTCTTTAAACTGATGGTAAATCAAATTCGTTGCCACCATTTCAAGATAAGAACCTGAAGAAAACGCGCTCCCACTAAAAGTAATATCTGACTGCAAGCTTGTTTTTACTTGTTCTAAATCTAGAGTATCCATTGACGAAGCCTCAATGACGGATTGAGATGCTTGTAATCGTTGAGGTGGATGATCACTGCCGGATACAACAAGTCGGGCAGATTGAAACGTCGTTGTATCATCCCACGTTAAACACATCGCGACTGTAACAGTGGAAGGAACAAACGCCTCCCTTCTTCCGACTTTTTCATAAAACCAGTAATGATTCTTAGGTTCTACAACAATAGGGATATGAACAGCGACTAACATAGCAGAGTCTATATCGTGTAAATACTCCTCTAGAAGCACGGTCGAATAACCACTTGCATTGTACGTGGTAACTGTTGCTTCTAAAGCAAGTAACGCAGGCAAGGTATCACCGATTCCGTAGACAACGTTGCCTCCAAGAGTACCCTGATTACGAATAGCCGGGGCACCAATGGTTGAGATCGCTTTTGTAACGAGTGGTGCGCCCTCTTTAAGAAGTGGTTGACTGAGACATTGGCTTAACGTAACATTTGCCCCTATGGTGAGGGTGCCTGCTTCTTTTTCTTCCATTCCTTGCAACGCTGAGATTAGATGCAAACTAATGAGTTGAGGTGCAAGAATACCAAGCTTCTCTCGTTTCACCTGGACAAGCGTCCCACCAGAAACAAACTCAGCCTCTTCTCCATAGGTTTCTTTGAATTGCCAAGCCTCCTCTACCGTTTGAGGTAGCCAAACACTTGGTGATTGAGGGATGATATCCTCCATTTGCTCAGCTCCCTTTTTTTGCAATGTACTGCCTATAATCTGAAGGAGTATCAATGTCTTTTAAATAGGCTACTTCAAGGTACGTTCCTTTTGTTGCAAGTGGGTTAGCACGGATCAATTGCCCCGCTCCCCGGTCACCTTTTAACTTATGAAACTGTGGAAATAATTGCTTTGAGAATAGAATTGGAGGTTGTGGAATTCCATTTAAACGACTAGCTACAAATAAAAGGTCCTTGGATTGTTTATAGCGACTAATCATGTGGTTAAGATAGCTTTTCGTAATATGAGGCTGATCTGCAAGTAAAATAAGGACGGCATCGGCAG comes from the Alkalihalobacillus sp. FSL W8-0930 genome and includes:
- a CDS encoding nucleotidyltransferase family protein; this encodes MKIISIILAAGQSKRMGRDKLSLPIRGGTIAGSVLSSSLQSNVDHTIVVTNPTNHCLWAPQEYSHSDWSHKWSIVVCPEAWKGQSYSVKCGMEATKQLAADAVLILLADQPHITKSYLNHMISRYKQSKDLLFVASRLNGIPQPPILFSKQLFPQFHKLKGDRGAGQLIRANPLATKGTYLEVAYLKDIDTPSDYRQYIAKKGS
- a CDS encoding FAD binding domain-containing protein; the encoded protein is MEDIIPQSPSVWLPQTVEEAWQFKETYGEEAEFVSGGTLVQVKREKLGILAPQLISLHLISALQGMEEKEAGTLTIGANVTLSQCLSQPLLKEGAPLVTKAISTIGAPAIRNQGTLGGNVVYGIGDTLPALLALEATVTTYNASGYSTVLLEEYLHDIDSAMLVAVHIPIVVEPKNHYWFYEKVGRREAFVPSTVTVAMCLTWDDTTTFQSARLVVSGSDHPPQRLQASQSVIEASSMDTLDLEQVKTSLQSDITFSGSAFSSGSYLEMVATNLIYHQFKELIQSS
- the pucD gene encoding xanthine dehydrogenase subunit D, with amino-acid sequence MEQIDGRNRIRPDGKAKVTGRLSYLTDLDMPGMLYGKILRSAHAHANILSINTKKAEQIPGVHAVLTYKDVPGTNGFGIILPDQPVLCWDRVRYVGDAIACVAAETKEIAAYACTCIEVDYEPLPVIDTLEKALDPAYPALHPNGNILHEAGHVRGDLDKAFTHVAHTVEQTYELPRQLHGYMETEGGVIVPEENGELTVYVGTQHGFKDQFQLSRILNMPQSAIRIVSSPMGGSFGGKDELNIQPYGALLALATKRPIHLHQTRQESIRSSIKRHPMTITMKTSVDKDGYLLTHETLIKADTGAYSTLGPAVLDFSVEHATGPYVIPAVKTKGYSIFTNNGVAGEFRGFGGNQVTFALEGQMDRLAKKLGMDPIDFRKKNLRKAHDLGPLGQRIAQTDGASQVLEAIDRLHQEQQLIEASPMSHVIRGFGTAITMHGGGLGYGRLDPAGGRISLRRNGKIELAFGFEEAGQGILAVIETLALEEIGCDVNDLSIVIGDTSRVPTSGSTTASRGTSMVWHALQKLKQPFKEKLISCAALKLGMDKPSLLLGKQGIWQNKEAESRLVLTYAELASELKEEIVMDTRFDFPTTPDPIDSGHFLYSYSGVLAGVEVNVLTGKVKLIQLDQAVAAGPIVNRNGYVGQIEGGGSMAVGYTLMEEALMKDGQYETTNLDTYLMPGISDLPFEMKTIPIEDLPEHDLYGPRGVGEIGTVGVAPAIASAVYNAIGVRIHKLPISPEFILHSLTKREVRT